In Janthinobacterium sp. 67, a genomic segment contains:
- the wrbA gene encoding NAD(P)H:quinone oxidoreductase, whose protein sequence is MKPTNLIILVLFYSRHGATRQLAELIAQGVESVPGCDARLRTVPAVSTVAEATAPEVPPDGAPYVELDDLQECAGLALGSPTRFGNMAAAMKYFWDGTASDWLAGSLSGKPACVFTSTGSLHGGQESTLLSMMIPLFHHGMLVMGLPYTHPELMTTSTGGSPYGATHWSGIAGDKALSDDEKRLAIALGRRLAENAAKLAGA, encoded by the coding sequence ATGAAGCCAACCAATCTGATTATTCTCGTATTGTTTTATTCACGCCATGGCGCCACGCGCCAGTTGGCCGAGCTGATAGCCCAGGGAGTGGAAAGCGTGCCCGGTTGCGATGCCCGCCTGCGCACCGTGCCCGCCGTCTCCACGGTGGCCGAAGCGACGGCGCCCGAAGTGCCGCCCGATGGCGCACCCTACGTGGAACTGGACGACTTGCAGGAATGCGCTGGCCTGGCCCTGGGCTCGCCCACGCGCTTCGGCAACATGGCCGCCGCCATGAAGTACTTCTGGGACGGTACGGCCAGCGACTGGCTGGCCGGCAGCCTGTCCGGCAAACCCGCCTGCGTGTTCACGTCCACGGGCAGCCTGCACGGCGGCCAGGAATCGACCCTGCTGTCGATGATGATTCCCCTCTTCCACCACGGCATGCTGGTCATGGGCCTGCCCTACACGCATCCCGAACTGATGACGACGTCCACGGGCGGCTCGCCATATGGCGCCACGCACTGGTCGGGCATAGCCGGCGACAAGGCGCTCAGCGACGATGAAAAGCGCCTGGCCATCGCCCTGGGCCGGCGCCTGGCGGAAAACGCCGCGAAACTGGCAGGCGCATGA
- a CDS encoding WG repeat-containing protein, which translates to MINTAALFSTTFLPGQAGFDTDTITGLAEWRLDVPMLFKLLVGAGTQAVAWPIYGDGEDCPCVLAAPMAQAQASWQALSSLMDKPRDAAAIVARGAISALLAGGQPWLILDGVQLIPHDIGTPAYVAGLDALRAEAQALHSALLRDERDALAPLLAIGAASPATGYWSATADAQLADVEELGADELPFLQGLEVVGWEEDALCYEVSAAGEPDVTGLVTPYGRWIVPLSQRYVDLGVYYADDGWITFATADAPDAHGVMDLNGTVVLPPAPGALYVISPHLLQRIDPDGASRLLRLPDGALLIDRVDNMCEREDGLIDIERQTAQIDDDDKRNVHGVVDKTGKVVVPLVYNSVHDFGTRKKIAIVSLRIAGRFLFGLIDNQGELLAPCQYEAIDCATTSSPPKLRKNLIFAIDAQGLACMLTLDGKQAFTPQYPPAHHLRGVTVQSDFLYVVKDGMAWSMDFTGQLLEQFDTVDNFKAAITAQLSEAMGLGKKKPAKRRSFTPAQILAKADRGQLRSMAALLVLSDADLAARCVDITLEALAEDDPEEEYEGDTPEAACFFLLWSTAADVLGHGTTLDWKAVDEVPRIAQHIDLPALQDFRWADQQDGDAMAEGLAAIAAHLAPHQLRLVNLQDGEDTYYLGVVRVQDAEAFKVVALQAALRPVLL; encoded by the coding sequence ATGATCAATACCGCAGCCCTGTTCAGCACCACCTTTTTACCCGGCCAGGCCGGCTTCGACACCGATACGATCACGGGCCTGGCCGAATGGCGGCTGGACGTCCCCATGCTGTTCAAGCTGCTCGTCGGCGCCGGCACACAAGCCGTCGCCTGGCCCATCTACGGCGATGGCGAGGACTGCCCCTGCGTGCTGGCCGCGCCGATGGCGCAGGCGCAGGCCAGCTGGCAAGCGCTGTCATCGCTGATGGACAAGCCGCGCGACGCGGCCGCCATCGTCGCGCGCGGCGCCATCAGCGCCCTGCTGGCCGGCGGCCAGCCGTGGCTGATCCTCGATGGCGTGCAGCTGATCCCCCACGATATCGGCACGCCGGCATACGTGGCAGGGCTCGACGCCCTGCGCGCCGAGGCGCAAGCCTTGCACTCTGCCCTGCTGCGCGACGAGCGGGATGCGCTGGCGCCGTTGCTGGCCATCGGCGCCGCGTCGCCTGCCACCGGCTACTGGTCGGCCACGGCCGACGCGCAGCTGGCCGATGTCGAGGAACTGGGCGCGGACGAACTGCCGTTCCTGCAAGGCCTGGAAGTGGTCGGCTGGGAGGAGGACGCGCTGTGCTATGAAGTGAGCGCCGCCGGCGAACCGGACGTCACTGGCCTCGTCACGCCGTATGGCCGCTGGATCGTGCCGCTGTCGCAACGCTATGTGGACCTGGGCGTCTATTATGCGGACGATGGCTGGATCACCTTTGCCACGGCGGACGCGCCCGATGCGCACGGCGTCATGGACTTGAATGGCACGGTGGTGCTGCCGCCCGCCCCCGGCGCCCTGTACGTGATCAGCCCCCACCTGCTGCAGAGAATCGATCCGGACGGCGCCAGCCGCCTGCTGCGCCTGCCCGATGGCGCGCTGCTCATCGACAGGGTGGACAATATGTGCGAACGCGAAGATGGCTTGATCGACATCGAGCGCCAGACGGCCCAGATTGACGATGACGACAAGCGCAATGTGCACGGCGTGGTCGACAAGACGGGCAAGGTCGTGGTGCCGCTCGTCTACAACTCCGTGCACGATTTCGGCACCAGGAAAAAGATCGCCATCGTCAGCCTGCGCATCGCGGGGCGCTTCCTGTTTGGCCTGATCGATAACCAGGGCGAGCTGCTGGCGCCTTGCCAGTACGAAGCCATCGATTGCGCCACGACCTCGTCGCCACCTAAATTGCGCAAGAACCTGATCTTCGCCATCGATGCGCAAGGCCTCGCCTGCATGCTGACCCTCGACGGAAAACAGGCGTTCACGCCGCAGTATCCACCGGCCCACCATCTGCGCGGCGTGACCGTGCAAAGCGACTTTTTATATGTCGTCAAGGATGGCATGGCCTGGAGCATGGATTTCACGGGCCAGCTGCTCGAGCAGTTCGACACCGTGGACAACTTCAAGGCGGCCATCACGGCGCAACTGAGCGAGGCCATGGGACTGGGCAAGAAAAAGCCCGCCAAACGCCGCAGCTTCACGCCCGCGCAAATCCTGGCCAAGGCCGACCGCGGGCAATTGCGCAGCATGGCCGCCCTGCTCGTGCTGAGCGATGCGGACCTGGCCGCGCGCTGCGTGGACATCACCCTGGAAGCACTGGCGGAGGACGATCCGGAAGAGGAATACGAAGGCGACACGCCTGAAGCGGCGTGCTTTTTCCTGCTGTGGTCCACGGCCGCCGATGTGCTGGGCCACGGCACCACCCTGGACTGGAAGGCCGTCGATGAAGTGCCGCGCATAGCTCAGCACATCGACCTGCCCGCGCTGCAAGACTTCCGCTGGGCGGACCAGCAAGACGGCGACGCCATGGCCGAGGGCCTGGCCGCCATCGCCGCCCACCTGGCGCCGCATCAGCTGCGCCTGGTGAACCTGCAGGACGGCGAGGATACGTATTATCTGGGCGTGGTGCGGGTGCAGGATGCGGAAGCGTTCAAGGTAGTGGCGCTGCAGGCGGCCTTGCGGCCGGTGCTGCTATGA
- a CDS encoding DUF2069 domain-containing protein, with product MHGALHKYFHWGAIASLVTLIVWCVLWETVVAPLQPGGSWVVLKAAPLLIPLYGVIKRDVYTLQWSSMVILLYFTEGVVRGYSDRNATSALMAWGEAAIVCVYFVCAVLYLRPYKKAAKRMAKELLEKVNKVSIKK from the coding sequence ATGCACGGCGCACTGCACAAGTATTTTCACTGGGGCGCCATCGCCAGCCTCGTCACCCTGATCGTCTGGTGCGTGCTGTGGGAAACCGTTGTCGCGCCGCTGCAGCCGGGCGGCTCCTGGGTCGTCCTGAAGGCTGCGCCCCTGCTCATTCCCCTGTACGGCGTCATCAAGCGCGACGTCTACACCCTGCAATGGTCATCGATGGTCATCCTGCTGTACTTCACGGAAGGCGTGGTGCGCGGCTACAGCGACAGGAACGCCACCTCGGCCCTGATGGCCTGGGGCGAGGCGGCCATCGTCTGCGTCTATTTTGTGTGCGCCGTGCTGTATCTGCGCCCGTATAAAAAGGCCGCCAAGCGCATGGCCAAAGAGCTGCTGGAAAAAGTGAATAAAGTGAGCATCAAGAAATGA
- a CDS encoding YihY family inner membrane protein translates to MFSKYIFPIFQYLWRTLHVGADIVRGLTWSETRDLLQFARRRVREESLPQVAGSLTFATVFALVPLLTLALAIFTTFPLFNTFRHALEDYFVQSVMPKGISNTILGYLTTFASKATRLSAIGAGALIVTSVGMMGLIERVFNRIWRVRQERRWTKRLLVYWAIVTLGPLLVGVSLTVTSRLFMATSGVVGAVPFIGAVFYTLVSIGLTMLAFTLLYIAVPNRDVDWRDAAWGGLLAALAFEVAKRGFGEFIQEFPTYSRIYGALAALPLFLVWIYLSWMITLVGALLVAALPVVKYERWWYEAAPGSEFVDAVAILKVLHQACHCADSALVGAAEIRRSTRLGFEEMETLLDKMVQQGWVGRVNVDGAVRVQWGKRVADSSDHWVLLGNVNRISLADVYRLFVFGGMRVNSGYPAGSTNERDIKAAEEAAALAAQVENAVEQGLGLSLAQHFGVVRCA, encoded by the coding sequence ATGTTTTCAAAATATATATTCCCCATCTTTCAATACCTGTGGCGCACCCTGCACGTCGGTGCCGACATCGTGCGCGGCCTGACGTGGTCCGAAACGCGCGACCTGCTGCAGTTCGCGCGCCGCCGCGTGCGCGAGGAAAGCCTGCCGCAAGTGGCGGGCAGCCTGACGTTCGCCACCGTGTTCGCGCTGGTGCCGCTGCTGACCCTGGCCCTGGCCATCTTCACCACTTTCCCGCTATTCAATACCTTCCGCCACGCGCTGGAAGATTATTTCGTGCAAAGCGTCATGCCCAAGGGGATCTCGAACACCATCCTCGGTTACCTGACGACGTTCGCGTCGAAGGCCACGCGCCTGTCGGCCATCGGCGCAGGCGCCCTGATCGTCACGTCGGTGGGCATGATGGGCTTGATCGAGCGCGTCTTCAACCGCATCTGGAGAGTGCGCCAGGAGCGCCGCTGGACCAAGCGCCTGCTGGTGTACTGGGCCATCGTCACTCTGGGACCGCTGCTGGTGGGCGTGTCGCTGACGGTGACGTCGCGCCTCTTCATGGCCACCAGCGGCGTCGTGGGCGCCGTGCCTTTCATCGGCGCCGTGTTTTATACCCTGGTGTCGATCGGCCTGACCATGCTGGCGTTTACCTTGCTGTACATCGCCGTGCCGAACCGCGACGTGGACTGGCGCGACGCGGCCTGGGGCGGCTTGCTGGCGGCATTGGCGTTCGAGGTGGCCAAGCGGGGCTTCGGTGAATTCATCCAGGAATTTCCCACGTATTCGCGCATCTACGGCGCGCTGGCCGCCTTGCCGCTGTTCCTTGTGTGGATATACCTGAGCTGGATGATCACCCTGGTGGGCGCCTTGCTGGTGGCCGCCTTGCCCGTCGTGAAATATGAACGCTGGTGGTACGAAGCGGCGCCGGGCAGCGAATTCGTCGACGCCGTCGCCATCCTGAAAGTGCTGCACCAGGCTTGCCACTGCGCCGATTCCGCCTTGGTCGGCGCGGCCGAGATCCGCCGCAGCACGCGCCTGGGTTTCGAGGAGATGGAAACCCTGCTCGACAAGATGGTGCAGCAGGGCTGGGTGGGAAGAGTGAACGTGGACGGCGCCGTGCGGGTGCAGTGGGGCAAGCGCGTGGCCGACAGTTCCGACCACTGGGTCTTGCTGGGCAACGTCAACCGCATCAGCCTGGCCGACGTCTACCGCCTGTTCGTTTTCGGCGGCATGCGCGTGAACTCCGGCTATCCGGCCGGTTCCACGAATGAACGCGACATCAAGGCGGCCGAAGAAGCGGCCGCGCTGGCGGCGCAGGTGGAAAACGCCGTGGAGCAGGGACTGGGCTTGAGCCTGGCGCAGCATTTTGGGGTAGTGCGCTGCGCGTGA
- a CDS encoding esterase-like activity of phytase family protein yields MHCHLSGLNVCRGLAIVVVSGVLAACGGSSSAAPEAAPKDGEGLPHQLAGWAALPDTARWPGPVTGQFTAAVLGVTPPFASGVPIPGFSALLRNDDGSWTAMADNGYGAKGNSADFVLGLYNASINFRTAADASKTPGSIKLNSFLAFNDAKGFLNDGKGVDLKITADYVNYPSNTTGGLVFADSGIAVDARIRAGRLLTGFDFDIESLARAADGTYFVGEEFGPYILHFDKNGTLMGDPVPHPFLRSPANPEVLGKGASITLSGSRGFESLAYNADRSLLYAVPEAAPSDPSLRPVAADERYLNIFEFDPAAMRYTGKNLVYRKDGAVKDNGVVIGDMTNVGGSKFVLIERDGFWGAKAVIKRLYLVDLKEKDADGALKKTLLVDLLNISDPNGIGGQASNMPVGKFSMPFDSVESVEVLDAQTLVVAIDTNYPGEDGRKPGKPDDTEVITLRFDKAMFDRSAK; encoded by the coding sequence ATGCATTGTCATTTGAGCGGTTTGAATGTGTGCCGCGGCTTGGCCATCGTGGTGGTCAGCGGCGTGCTGGCTGCCTGCGGCGGCAGTTCCTCTGCCGCTCCTGAGGCTGCGCCCAAGGACGGGGAAGGCTTGCCGCACCAGCTTGCCGGCTGGGCAGCGTTGCCTGACACGGCGCGCTGGCCAGGGCCGGTTACGGGACAGTTCACAGCCGCAGTGCTGGGTGTCACCCCGCCGTTTGCCAGTGGCGTGCCGATTCCCGGCTTTTCCGCGCTGCTCAGGAATGACGACGGCAGCTGGACTGCCATGGCCGACAATGGCTATGGCGCCAAGGGCAATTCGGCCGATTTCGTGCTCGGCCTGTATAACGCCAGCATCAACTTCCGTACGGCCGCTGACGCCAGCAAGACGCCTGGCAGCATCAAGCTCAACAGCTTCCTGGCCTTCAACGACGCCAAGGGTTTCTTAAACGATGGCAAGGGCGTTGACCTGAAAATCACGGCCGATTACGTCAACTACCCCAGCAACACCACCGGAGGACTGGTCTTTGCCGACAGCGGTATCGCCGTGGATGCGCGCATTCGCGCTGGCCGCTTGCTGACCGGTTTTGATTTCGACATCGAGTCGCTCGCGCGCGCTGCCGACGGTACTTACTTCGTGGGCGAGGAATTCGGCCCCTATATCCTGCACTTCGACAAAAACGGCACGCTGATGGGCGATCCGGTTCCCCATCCTTTCCTGCGCAGCCCGGCCAATCCGGAAGTGCTGGGCAAGGGCGCCAGCATCACCTTGTCAGGCAGCCGCGGCTTCGAAAGCCTGGCCTACAACGCCGACCGCAGCCTGCTCTACGCGGTGCCGGAAGCGGCGCCAAGCGACCCGTCGCTGCGGCCCGTCGCAGCCGATGAGCGCTACCTGAACATTTTTGAGTTCGACCCCGCTGCCATGCGCTACACGGGCAAGAACCTCGTGTACCGCAAGGATGGCGCGGTCAAGGACAATGGCGTCGTGATCGGCGACATGACCAATGTCGGCGGCAGCAAGTTCGTGCTGATCGAACGCGATGGATTCTGGGGCGCCAAGGCCGTGATCAAGCGCCTGTACCTGGTGGACCTGAAAGAAAAAGACGCTGACGGTGCGCTCAAGAAAACGTTGTTGGTGGACTTGCTGAACATCTCCGACCCCAACGGCATAGGCGGGCAGGCGAGCAATATGCCCGTGGGTAAATTCAGCATGCCTTTCGACTCGGTGGAGAGCGTTGAAGTACTCGATGCCCAGACGCTTGTCGTGGCAATCGACACGAACTACCCGGGTGAAGACGGGCGCAAGCCGGGCAAGCCGGACGACACCGAAGTCATTACCCTGCGTTTTGACAAGGCGATGTTTGATCGTTCCGCCAAATAA